Proteins found in one Ptychodera flava strain L36383 chromosome 3, AS_Pfla_20210202, whole genome shotgun sequence genomic segment:
- the LOC139130229 gene encoding LOW QUALITY PROTEIN: PR domain zinc finger protein 10-like (The sequence of the model RefSeq protein was modified relative to this genomic sequence to represent the inferred CDS: inserted 4 bases in 4 codons; deleted 3 bases in 2 codons): MEPGSSDNNQPVWPPHASIVTPLHGAGDASNIEPVSSSEAAMQASGYSPNIVHDGSGPEPSGQAYDHSEAIAAVVDDTPSGSGLPESTVTEYEGGMTAEAEGVGIGPNEDNEATGQEPVSGSSVTLISHIPEDAGDPTVGPSTTTDVEMMAPVTFHRTDIDMAVDGNIPVPGTSSQGVGKEMPMETDEDDEDDDEDEEDEEDDEDDEDDDGSVLPSIKANVKVAFDTKELFGEDGALQTISDKPVLTRARASLPNLLQIFKVDDDRVGVFAKRAIPKKTQFGPLEGKLVSVAPIDGMTWKIQNDGGAMYLDVSDENESNWMMFVRPATCHSEQNLIAYQNNGHIFFATIRTIDPKQEMRVWYAASYAEYVGADVFEITAEELQEMQDKENTWPCFECPKRFRSSELLQKHLXTHDALHTRPKPKGKRGRKRRYGTLTQKKVALAKVQRAKAHKKEPFSCNICSKTFPRSYSLQRHXVMHSGEKNFTCPICEKKFXHVYNRTRHMRRHEERGESIDEDGNIVAKEKSGDVESGESDSDLTCTQCDLEFESARLLNLHMLTHAREENDSTEEITTVQNGTSVLTGEMVPVSIHTLVETDTQVAGNVNDVIAASSNIIADVERAAVLQVEQTAGTTSEGLQVPVSLPTIPQLSENDQQKLDLRCPDCDELFTDQKLLAIHATAHGKPKSGKSGMIRRSLARVAYRCETCNKPFRERSKYERHMELHSRESEKPIQCEICNKRFLNNSAIACHMKTHSGQKYYRCPFCDEGFDRTDSLKEHVVIHSVNGIFHCPHCSKTFTEYPQVRKHIRGFHSSKEYPCPECEKVFPRPDKLKLHMLRHSDRKDFLCANCGKQFKRKDKLKEHMLRMHNPEREAKQAMKANRPKKPPFKPKVPPTDLDQFTFKCRICLIGFRRRGMLVNHLAKRHPEIRPETVPELSLPIVKPNRNYFCNYCDKVYKSSSKRKIHIIKNHPGAELPPSIRKSKSSEDGGYLDTHTAPAGTTTTHYFACAHCPRQYSSKAKMMDHVRKKHMEPMQAAAAAAQAAAAVQGTSVHIPNQPTHTPTVVAVVAQPXPIQMATLATQHALTAPITVQAQIPAQIAVSGPAAVVAASAAALQPQLQLQAQQQPTPAGTPQPVAESAITADPAVQRVISQVVQQQQQQQQQQQQQQQPTQVRFIEHAVVTSQQEAVQAADLLTQAMSELSQTLSEYRPQPADYQQITQRITQQAVQTHLVQQAIPVSHSTVDVSHLRQSPTHFQQPQLTHLQNAPQPMSPIQQQQPQQPQPPQQQQQPAAPAQPQQPAQQQQQQQQQQQQQQPQQQQQQQPQQQQQQQQQQQQQVTGQIQVPVTVQGNQVFVSRSWHNYNYR, translated from the exons ATGGAACCGGGGAGCAGTGACAACAATCAGCCAGTGTGGCCGCCCCATGCCAGCATAGTAACACCTCTGCACGGCGCTGGTGATGCCTCTAACATTGAACCAGTGTCCAGCTCTGAAGCTGCCATGCAG GCAAGTGGCTACAGTCCCAATATTGTCCATGACGGCAGTGGTCCTGAACCCAGCGGTCAAGCGTACGACCACTCTGAGGCCATAGCAGCTGTGGTCGATGACACTCCGTCCGGCAGTGGCCTGCCAGAGTCCACTGTCACGGAGTATGAGGGTGGTATGACTGCGGAAGCAGAAGGCGTTGGCATCGGACCGAACGAGGACAACGAAGCCACTGGTCAGGAACCTG tgAGCGGCAGCAGCGTGACTCTAATCTCTCACATCCCAGAAGACGCCGGCGATCCAACCGTCGGGCCGTCCACCACCACGGACGTAGAAATGATGGCACCCGTGACGTTCCACAGGACAGACATAGACATGGCGGTGGACGGCAACATTCCTGTGCCGGGAACCAGCTCTCAGG GTGTTGGCAAAGAAATGCCCATGGAGACCGATGAAGATGACGAGGACGATGATGAGGACGAAGAAGATGAGGAagatgatgaggatgatgaagatgatgatggcAGTGTTCTCCCAAGCATCAAAGCAAATGTCAAAGTGGCTTTTGATACAAAGGAACTCT TTGGAGAAGATGGTGCTCTTCAGACGATATCAGACAAACCAGTGCTGACCAGAGCCAGGGCCAGCCTCCCTAACTTACTACAGATATTCAAAGTGGATGACGACAGAGTTG GTGTGTTTGCCAAGAGGGCCATTCCTAAGAAAACACAGTTTGGTCCTCTGGAGGGCAAACTTGTGTCAGTAGCACCCATCGATGGCATGACATGGAAG ATCCAGAATGATGGTGGTGCCATGTACCTTGATGTCAGCGATGAGAATGAGAGCAACTGGATGATGTTTGTGCGTCCGGCTACTTGTCACAGCGAACAGAACCTAATAGCCTACCAGAACAATGGGCACATCTTTTTTGCCACCATACGAACTATCGACCCCAAACAAGAGATGAGAGTGTGGTATGCAGCATCGTATGCTGAGTACGTCGGTGCTGATGTGTTTGAAATAACAGCAGAGGAACTGCAAG AAATGCAAGACAAGGAGAACACCTGGCCTTGCTTTGAGTGCCCTAAGAGATTCAGATCATCTGAGCTGCTACAGAAACATC GCACCCATGATGCTTTGCACACCAGACCGAAACCCAAAGGCAAACGAGGAAGAAAGAGGCGTTATGGCACTCTCACTCAAAAGAAGGTTGCTTTGGCCAAAGTACAAAGAGCAAAGGCTCACAAGAAAGAACCCTTCTCTTGCAATATCTGTAGTAAGACCTTCCCAAGATCATACAGCTTGCAGCGCC TTGTGATGCATTCTGGAGAGAAGAACTTCACGTGCCCCATCTGTGAAAAGAAAT CCCACGTCTACAACAGAACGCGTCACATGCGTCGG CACGAGGAGCGCGGGGAGAGCATTGACGAAGATGGCAACATAGTTGCAAAGGAAAAGTCGGGG GACGTGGAGAGTGGGGAGAGCGACAGTGACCTGACCTGCACTCAGTGtgaccttgaatttgaaagtgcaAGATTGctcaatttgcatatgttgACTCATGCACGGGAAGAGAATGATAGCACAGAAGAAATAACAACAGTTCAGAACGGCACGTCCGTCCTAACAGGCGAAATGGTCCCAGTTTCAATTCATACCCTTGTGGAAACAGACACCCAAGTCGCTGGAAATGTGAATGATGTCATCGCTGCGAGTTCCAACATCATTGCCGATGTGGAGCGTGCTGCAGTGCTCCAGGTTGAGCAGACAGCTGGAACTACCAGCGAGGGTCTTCAAGTTCCGGTCAGCTTGCCCACTATTCCACAGCTCAGTGAAAATGACCAACAGAAATTAGATCTGAGGTGCCCTGACTGTGATGAGCTTTTCACAGATCAGAAGCTATTAGCCATTCATGCCACAGCACATGGGAAACCCAAATCTGGAAAATCTGGAATGATAAGACGATCGCTAGCGCGAGTCGCATACCGCTGTGAAACCTGCAACAAGCCTTTCCGAGAGAGGAGTAAGTATGAGCGCCACATGGAGCTCCATTCTCGAGAATCAGAGAAGCCGATCCAGTGTGAGATCTGCAACAAACGCTTCCTGAATAACTCAGCCATAGCCTGTCACATGAAAACACACAGCGGTCAGAAATACTACAGGTGTCCATTTTGCGATGAGGGCTTCGATCGCACAGATTCGCTGAAAGAGCATGTCGTGATCCATAGCGTGAATGGCATTTTCCATTGCCCGCACTGCAGTAAGACCTTCACTGAATATCCACAGGTGAGAAAGCACATCCGTGGTTTCCATTCCAGCAAGGAGTATCCATGCCCGGAATGCGAGAAAGTTTTCCCGAGACCGGACAAGCTGAAGCTACATATGCTGAGACATTCCGACAGGAAGGATTTCCTCTGTGCCAACTGTGGTAAACAGTTTAAGCGGAAAGATAAGCTGAAGGAGCATATGTTGAGAATGCACAATCCAGAAAGGGAGGCCAAACAAGCCATGAAGGCCAATCGCCCAAAGAAGCCACCCTTTAAGCCCAAGGTTCCGCCGACAGACCTCGACCAGTTCACTTTCAAGTGTCGCATCTGCCTGATTGGTTTCCGTCGACGGGGCATGCTTGTTAATCATCTAGCAAAGCGCCACCCAGAGATTCGACCGGAAACGGTGCCAGAGTTGAGTCTACCTATCGTCAAACCAAACCGAAACTACTTCTGTAATTACTGTGACAAGGTGTACAAAAGCAGCAGCAAACGCAAGATACATATCATCAAGAACCATCCAGGCGCCGAACTGCCGCCCAGTATTCGCAAAAGTAAAAGCTCGGAGGACGGCGGCTACCTTGATACACACACGGCTCCAGCAGGCACAACTACAACACACTACTTCGCCTGTGCCCACTGTCCGCGTCAGTACAGCTCTAAAGCCAAGATGATGGACCATGTTCGTAAAAAGCATATGGAGCCGATGCAAGCGGCAGCGGCTGCAGCCCAGGCAGCTGCTGCAGTTCAGGGTACATCTGTTCATATACCTAATCAGCCGACACACACACCAACTGTCGTTGCAGTTGTGGCGCAGC ACCCTATACAGATGGCTACCTTAGCCACCCAGCATGCTTTGACTGCACCAATCACTGTGCAAGCCCAGATACCAGCACAAATTGCAGTTTCCGGACCAGCGGCTGTAGTCGCCGCCTCAGCTGCAGCACTTCAACCACAGTTGCAGCTGCAGGCCCAGCAGCAACCCACGCCAGCTGGAACGCCACAACCAGTTGCAGAAAGCGCAATTACCGCCGACCCAGCAGTGCAGAGGGTGATCTCGCAAGTGGTacaacagcaacagcaacaacagcagcagcagcaacaacagcaacaaccaACGCAGGTCAGATTCATCGAACACGCTGTTGTCACTTCCCAGCAAGAGGCTGTGCAAGCAGCAGACCTCCTCACACAGGCCATGAGTGAGCTGTCGCAGACGCTGAGTGAATACCGACCCCAGCCAGCTGATTACCAGCAGATCACTCAGAGGATAACACAGCAGGCAGTGCAAACTCACCTGGTGCAGCAAGCCATCCCAGTCTCTCATTCCACAGTGGATGTCAGCCACCTCAGACAGTCGCCCACTCACTTCCAGCAACCCCAGCTGACACACCTGCAGAACGCTCCCCAGCCAATGAGTCCTATCCAACAGCAGCAGCCGCAGCAACCCCAGCCGCCGCAGCAACAGCAGCAACCGGCAGCTCCAGCGCAGCCGCAACAACCAGcccagcagcagcagcagcaacaacaacagcaacaacaacagcagccacaacagcaacaacagcagcagccgcagcaacaacaacaacaacaacaacagcagcagcagcaagtGACCGGCCAAATACAAGTACCAGTCACTGTACAGGGCAATCAAGTGTTTGTGTCACGATCATGGCATAATTACAACTATCGGTGA
- the LOC139127163 gene encoding histamine N-methyltransferase-like — MAAGIGILYKDTEAYLQRFDAYHSHRHTTPDDQRIIGYRHQIDKMKMKMKNVSTLRVLSIGSGDGERESLFIDAILSRGYPIDYVVIEPSGDYTEKFEALAKSKQDKGQWNSVKFEFRTMTLQAYLHQVGQMTKQPNFDIVHCRHSAYFFHDKAIFTMLYGFLNDGGMLLITVGCGTWESFGRYMKKTYEGVPDSGRIVLGALSLMECLEQALPRVHIEVATNESSICFESFEEDSKEEIWF; from the exons ATGGCGGCCGGCATAGGAATTCTTTATAAAGACACCGAAGCTTATTTACAGCGATTCGATGCGTACCACAGTCATCGTCATACCACTCCTGATGACCAAAGGATTATAGGGTATAGACATCAAATAGATaagatgaagatgaagatgaagaATGTGTCTACTCTACGTGTTCTTTCCATTGGATCTGGAGACG GGGAACGAGAAAGCCTATTCATCGACGCTATACTGAGTCGAGGCTATCCCATCGACTACGTTGTGATTGAACCATCGGGCGACTACACTGAGAAATTTGAAGCCTTAGCCAAGTCGAAACAGGACAAGGGCCAATGGAACAGTGTAAAATTTGAGTTTCGAACAATGACTCTACAAGCCTATCTTCATCAAGTTGGTCAGATGACGAAGCAGCCAAACTTCGATATCGTTCATTGCCGTCACTCTGCCTACTTTTTTCACGATAAGGCCATCTTTACAATGTTATACGGCTTTCTGAATGATGGAGGGATGCTGCTGATTACAGTAGGCTGTG GCACTTGGGAGAGTTTTGGGAGGTATATGAAGAAGACGTATGAAGGCGTGCCCGACTCTGGCCGGATAGTGCTCGGAGCTTTATCACTGATGGAATGCCTAGAACAAGCACTCCCACGCGTACATATCGAGGTGGCAACAAACGAAAGTAGTATATGTTTTGAGAGCTTCGAAGAAGACTCGAAAGAAGAAATATGGTTTTAG